The following proteins come from a genomic window of Neptunomonas concharum:
- a CDS encoding imelysin family protein, whose amino-acid sequence MKKISSFVLAASLCSLSLPTLAGTPSAIVNTYADIAEATYGDSLTTAITLRKKVTDLLNNPSTATLNNARQAWIAARVPYQQSEAFRFGNAIVDDWEGRVNAWPLDEGLIDYVDGQSYGAESEENPLYTANVIASTSLTLGNKKLDLKEITPALLADALHEADEVETNVATGYHAIEFLLWGQDLNGTKPGAGNRPYTDFSLTQCTGGNCDRRRAYLSAAADLLIQDLEEMVNNWKADGAARQALADKGEKGALATILTGMGSLSYGELAGERIKLGLMLHDPEEEHDCFSDNTHASHFYDAKGIKNVYLGEYSRIDGSQLKGASLSELVRKKDPALDKQFRAELNNTETAMQALMDQAEQGNTFDVLIGSGNKTGNALVQNVVDALTTQTRSIEKAIDVLELDAIELEGSDSLDNPAAVTQG is encoded by the coding sequence ATGAAAAAAATCTCCTCTTTTGTCTTGGCTGCATCCCTTTGTAGCCTCTCACTACCTACATTGGCGGGTACGCCATCTGCTATTGTTAATACTTATGCGGATATTGCAGAGGCAACCTACGGTGATTCATTAACCACCGCGATTACACTCAGAAAAAAAGTCACCGACCTTCTTAACAACCCATCAACGGCAACGCTCAATAACGCTCGCCAAGCATGGATCGCTGCTCGTGTACCTTACCAACAATCCGAGGCTTTCCGTTTTGGCAATGCGATTGTTGATGACTGGGAAGGGCGCGTAAATGCTTGGCCGCTAGATGAAGGGTTAATCGATTATGTGGATGGCCAAAGCTACGGTGCTGAGTCAGAAGAAAACCCTCTATATACAGCCAATGTTATCGCATCTACCTCGCTGACATTAGGCAATAAAAAACTCGATTTAAAGGAGATCACTCCTGCACTGCTTGCTGATGCGCTGCATGAAGCCGATGAAGTAGAAACCAATGTTGCCACAGGTTATCACGCAATTGAGTTTCTCCTATGGGGTCAAGACCTTAATGGAACCAAGCCCGGAGCAGGTAACCGCCCTTACACCGATTTTAGCCTGACGCAGTGTACCGGTGGTAACTGTGACCGTCGCCGAGCCTACCTAAGTGCGGCTGCGGATCTACTTATTCAGGACTTGGAGGAGATGGTAAACAACTGGAAAGCAGATGGCGCTGCACGTCAAGCCCTCGCTGACAAAGGCGAAAAAGGCGCACTGGCTACGATATTGACGGGTATGGGAAGCCTGTCTTATGGCGAACTTGCCGGTGAACGCATCAAATTAGGCTTAATGCTGCATGACCCAGAAGAGGAACATGATTGCTTCTCAGATAATACCCATGCATCACACTTTTATGATGCTAAAGGGATCAAAAATGTCTATTTAGGTGAGTACAGCCGCATTGATGGCAGCCAATTGAAAGGAGCCTCTTTATCAGAGCTAGTGCGCAAAAAAGATCCCGCGTTGGACAAGCAGTTCCGTGCTGAGCTCAACAACACAGAAACTGCAATGCAAGCCTTAATGGATCAAGCAGAGCAGGGTAATACCTTCGATGTACTGATTGGTAGTGGGAACAAAACAGGGAACGCACTGGTACAAAACGTAGTTGACGCCCTAACTACGCAGACCCGTTCAATTGAAAAAGCAATCGATGTGCTTGAGTTAGACGCTATCGAGCTAGAAGGCTCGGATAGCTTAGACAACCCAGCGGCCGTCACACAGGGTTAA
- a CDS encoding cytochrome-c peroxidase, whose amino-acid sequence MSRQKRIGKMNLYKVVGLILVGSVASTTAVLATEMDEKSRAATKVLLGQQLFFDVNLSKNRTQSCATCHAPDKGFVDHRGTGVKAAVSLGDDGHSLGDRNAPTAGYAAYSPPFYQDQQGRYIGGQFWDGRASTLAEQAAGPPLNPVEMGMPSKAAVLARLLENSLYPSLFEKIYGEQVLTDADRAYAAMSDAIASFESTGFFAPFDSKYDRYLKGEYELTPQEELGRTLFFSQQFTNCNQCHQLRPSPVSKDETFTNYQFHNIGVPENIQLRALNGTKTRDEGLFAHPDVSDPDQKGKFKTPSLRNVAVTGPYMHNGVFRDLRTVVLFYNKYNSRSEKRQINPETHMRWAEPEVPENLSLKELESGPALTDKRVDALVAFMKTLTDKKYEHLLKE is encoded by the coding sequence ATGTCACGCCAGAAACGAATCGGTAAGATGAATCTATATAAGGTTGTTGGTCTCATCTTAGTGGGGTCTGTGGCCTCAACAACGGCTGTTCTAGCAACAGAAATGGATGAAAAATCACGTGCGGCAACCAAAGTCTTGCTTGGGCAACAGCTGTTTTTTGATGTCAATCTATCAAAAAATCGCACACAGTCTTGCGCAACATGCCATGCGCCGGATAAAGGTTTTGTGGACCATCGTGGCACGGGTGTGAAGGCAGCCGTCTCTTTAGGGGACGATGGCCACTCCTTAGGTGATCGTAACGCTCCAACCGCAGGGTATGCGGCCTATTCACCGCCTTTTTACCAAGATCAGCAGGGGCGTTATATCGGAGGTCAGTTTTGGGATGGCCGTGCCAGTACCTTAGCCGAACAAGCGGCGGGCCCACCCTTGAATCCTGTAGAAATGGGGATGCCAAGCAAAGCGGCGGTGTTGGCGCGTTTGTTGGAAAACAGCTTATATCCCTCTCTGTTTGAAAAGATCTACGGTGAGCAAGTGCTTACTGATGCTGATCGTGCTTATGCCGCGATGAGTGATGCTATTGCTAGCTTTGAGTCCACAGGTTTTTTTGCCCCCTTCGACTCAAAGTACGATCGCTATCTTAAAGGGGAGTATGAGTTAACCCCACAAGAAGAGCTGGGGCGTACCCTTTTCTTCTCTCAGCAGTTCACCAATTGCAATCAATGCCATCAACTAAGGCCTTCGCCAGTCAGTAAGGATGAGACCTTTACGAACTACCAGTTCCATAATATAGGTGTGCCTGAGAATATCCAGCTAAGAGCCCTAAACGGTACGAAAACCCGCGATGAAGGATTGTTTGCACACCCTGATGTCTCAGACCCTGATCAAAAAGGAAAATTTAAAACCCCCTCGCTCAGAAATGTAGCCGTAACAGGCCCTTATATGCACAACGGCGTTTTTAGGGATCTGCGAACGGTGGTGCTCTTTTATAACAAGTACAATAGCCGCAGTGAAAAGCGTCAGATTAACCCAGAGACCCACATGCGCTGGGCTGAACCCGAAGTGCCTGAGAACCTATCTCTTAAAGAGCTAGAGTCAGGCCCTGCATTAACGGATAAGCGGGTTGATGCGCTGGTTGCTTTTATGAAGACCTTAACTGATAAAAAATATGAGCATTTGCTAAAAGAGTAA
- a CDS encoding RNA recognition motif domain-containing protein, producing MKLLVRNLDRSVSEAELKSLFQEFGAVQSCNLVMDKVTGESKGFGFVEMPKVGEAKAAIKNLNYKMVGESKVRVKKAADKDA from the coding sequence ATGAAACTACTCGTACGTAACCTTGATCGCTCGGTCAGCGAAGCCGAATTAAAATCCCTATTCCAAGAATTTGGTGCCGTTCAGTCCTGCAATCTGGTGATGGATAAAGTCACCGGTGAATCAAAAGGGTTTGGCTTTGTCGAGATGCCAAAAGTGGGCGAAGCCAAAGCGGCCATTAAAAATTTAAACTACAAAATGGTTGGTGAATCCAAAGTGCGGGTTAAAAAAGCCGCAGATAAAGACGCTTAA
- a CDS encoding DUF1499 domain-containing protein — MKAILVAITALILLSVAALTVLGIMSQSGNPVGILDGRLAPCPDKPNCVSSEGPTDTSHFTSPILLTEPAAPSTMQLMRSVLIDLKGEVQIESDTYIAASFTSPLFGFVDDVEIRFEPTHNRIHIRSASRVGYGDLGANQQRVEMIKKGFSEHIQQ; from the coding sequence ATGAAAGCCATATTGGTGGCGATAACCGCCTTGATTCTATTAAGCGTGGCAGCGTTAACTGTATTGGGCATAATGTCCCAGTCAGGTAACCCTGTGGGGATACTGGATGGCCGATTAGCCCCCTGCCCTGACAAACCCAACTGTGTCAGTAGCGAAGGCCCGACCGACACCAGTCACTTTACATCCCCCATCTTGCTTACTGAGCCCGCAGCCCCTAGCACGATGCAATTAATGAGATCGGTACTCATTGATCTAAAAGGTGAAGTCCAAATAGAAAGTGATACCTATATTGCTGCTTCTTTTACCTCCCCTCTCTTTGGCTTTGTGGATGATGTAGAGATACGGTTTGAACCGACCCACAATCGTATCCATATCCGTTCAGCCTCTCGCGTGGGGTATGGCGATTTAGGTGCAAACCAACAAAGGGTGGAGATGATCAAGAAAGGATTTAGCGAACATATTCAGCAGTAG
- a CDS encoding LysE family translocator yields the protein MISLEFLLTSLVVVLIPGTGVLYTVATGLLAGKRASFFAALGCTLGIIPALAASALGLAAIFHTSAVAFQLVKYIGAAYLLYLAWQMWRTSSPLSITSQQPNRSYTGFIAKGFLINILNPKLSVFFLAFLPQFIPHTSENVLGSMLMHGSIFMLMTFAVFIVYGFLSSTFSVFIVKSERASIYMQKFFSVSFASLGLKLALSERV from the coding sequence ATGATATCTTTAGAGTTTTTGCTGACTTCTCTTGTTGTCGTGTTGATTCCGGGCACAGGAGTTTTATATACAGTAGCTACTGGGCTACTTGCAGGAAAGCGTGCTAGTTTTTTTGCAGCACTTGGCTGCACTTTAGGTATTATTCCGGCTTTAGCCGCCAGTGCTTTAGGTCTTGCTGCTATTTTTCACACCAGCGCAGTAGCATTTCAGCTTGTAAAATATATCGGTGCTGCCTATCTGCTTTACTTGGCTTGGCAAATGTGGCGTACCTCTTCCCCACTTTCTATAACCTCACAGCAACCGAATAGAAGCTATACAGGGTTTATTGCTAAGGGATTCCTGATTAATATCCTAAATCCTAAGTTGTCCGTTTTCTTTTTGGCTTTTCTCCCTCAGTTCATACCGCATACATCAGAAAATGTATTGGGTAGCATGCTAATGCATGGTTCTATATTTATGTTAATGACGTTTGCCGTTTTTATTGTATATGGCTTTTTATCCAGCACCTTTAGCGTATTCATTGTAAAGTCAGAAAGAGCCAGCATTTACATGCAAAAATTTTTCTCCGTAAGCTTTGCTTCGCTAGGGCTTAAGCTGGCTCTGAGTGAGCGGGTATAA
- a CDS encoding SDR family NAD(P)-dependent oxidoreductase codes for MKSIVIIGASGGIGLAIAQACLESYPDATLITTYHNNRPKLAHPSLHWHQLDITDENAISAFAQQIPKVDMLVNAVGFLHSQHHRPEKSLKQFDTSLFDLNIRLNTLPSILLAKHFEAALKATDNSFFIACSARVGSIKDNHIGGWLSYRTSKAALNMAIKTISIEWRIKLPKCCVLLFHPGTTDTALSKPFQKSLPKNQLHTPQTTAESLLKIIKNTQPRDTGQFLSFDGSEIEW; via the coding sequence ATGAAGAGCATCGTTATCATTGGGGCATCAGGCGGTATCGGTTTGGCGATCGCCCAAGCCTGCCTCGAAAGCTATCCTGATGCTACGCTCATAACCACCTATCATAATAATCGGCCCAAGCTTGCACATCCCAGCCTTCATTGGCATCAGCTGGATATCACTGATGAGAACGCAATCTCAGCTTTTGCTCAACAAATCCCTAAGGTGGATATGCTCGTCAACGCCGTAGGTTTTTTGCATTCACAACACCACAGACCTGAAAAGTCACTTAAACAGTTTGATACGAGCCTATTTGACCTGAATATTCGCCTAAATACCTTACCCAGTATTTTGTTGGCAAAACACTTTGAAGCCGCACTTAAAGCAACGGATAACAGCTTCTTTATCGCTTGCTCTGCCAGAGTAGGCAGCATCAAAGACAACCATATTGGCGGCTGGTTGAGTTATCGGACATCCAAAGCCGCACTCAATATGGCGATCAAAACCATCAGCATTGAATGGCGCATAAAGTTACCAAAATGCTGCGTACTCCTGTTTCACCCTGGTACTACTGACACCGCTCTGTCCAAACCATTTCAAAAAAGCTTACCCAAAAACCAGCTGCACACACCCCAGACAACTGCCGAATCGCTACTCAAGATTATTAAAAATACCCAGCCCCGCGATACCGGACAATTTTTGAGTTTTGATGGCAGCGAAATTGAATGGTGA
- a CDS encoding DUF6435 family protein → MFSLFKSDPVKKLKKAHDQKLEEAFLAQRNGDIQSYSQLTYEAEQIHKQIQEFKAQKLS, encoded by the coding sequence ATGTTTTCTTTATTTAAGTCTGACCCTGTAAAAAAGTTAAAAAAAGCTCATGATCAAAAGCTGGAAGAAGCCTTTCTAGCCCAAAGAAACGGCGATATTCAAAGCTACTCCCAACTTACTTATGAAGCGGAGCAGATTCATAAGCAAATTCAGGAGTTCAAGGCTCAGAAACTCTCATGA
- a CDS encoding gamma carbonic anhydrase family protein has protein sequence MNIRTFKGTTPTLGARVFVDPSAVVLGDVVIGDDTSVWPLTVIRGDMHRIRIGHSTSIQDGSVLHITHAGPFNPDGFPLTIGNHVTVGHQAMLHGCTIGDRVLVGMGAMIMDGAVVESDVVIGAGSLVPPGKTLESGYLYVGRPAKQVRKLTDKEMDYFTYTTGNYVKLKDQHREESWAD, from the coding sequence ATGAATATCAGAACATTTAAAGGTACTACCCCAACATTGGGAGCGCGTGTATTTGTCGACCCTTCAGCGGTTGTGCTGGGTGATGTTGTGATCGGCGACGACACCTCCGTTTGGCCACTCACGGTGATACGTGGCGATATGCACCGCATTCGTATCGGGCACAGTACCTCTATCCAGGATGGCTCGGTTTTGCATATCACCCACGCAGGACCCTTCAATCCGGATGGGTTTCCACTCACCATCGGTAACCATGTAACCGTAGGCCATCAAGCCATGCTACACGGATGCACCATTGGTGATCGCGTTTTGGTGGGTATGGGCGCCATGATTATGGATGGCGCAGTTGTCGAATCGGATGTCGTGATTGGTGCCGGGAGCTTAGTTCCCCCCGGTAAGACCCTTGAGAGCGGCTATCTTTATGTAGGACGCCCAGCCAAACAAGTGCGTAAGCTAACCGACAAGGAGATGGACTATTTCACTTACACCACCGGTAACTACGTCAAGCTGAAAGACCAGCACCGAGAAGAAAGCTGGGCTGATTAA
- the prlC gene encoding oligopeptidase A, translating to MRNPLLEPALLPPFSQITPELITPAIDELLKQGRDQVAALASDTQKATWDEVVAPLDTANDALSQAWSPVSHMNSVVNSDGLRDAYNENLAKLSEYWTELGQNKGLFNAFQRVAEQSQELDAAQKKALEHNLRDFRLSGIDLPEQDQQRFAEIQKRLSELTTKFSENVLDATQGWEKHIMDEAELAGMPEMSLAAAKQAAEAKGLEGYLITLEFPSYFPVITHCDNRELRREVYEAYATRASDQGPTAGQWDNTDVMTEILALRKEKAALLGFDSYAHYSLATKMAETPEQVLQFLYDLADKSVAVARQEFAELSEYAQQTFGAESVEAWDVSYYSEKLKQARYAISQEMLRPYFPFPKVLSGMFDIAARLFDISIEEVTEFDRWHEDARLFAVSRDGSVIARFYLDPYARANKRGGAWMDVCRTRRRLDDGSLQLPTAYLVCNFNGPVGDDPALLTHNEVTTLFHEFGHGLHHMLTRMEYADVSGINGVAWDAVELPSQFMENWCWEPEALAIISGHYQTGETLPQELLDKMLAAKNFQSALFMVRQLEFSIFDFKLHHEYEIGKTNIQALLDEVRSQVAAITPPSFNRFQNSFSHIFAGGYAAGYYSYKWAEVLSADAFSLFEEQGIFDKATGHQFRETILEQGGSKEPMALFVEFRGREPQVDALLRHSGINV from the coding sequence ATGCGTAACCCTTTATTGGAACCTGCCCTGCTACCCCCGTTTAGTCAGATAACCCCCGAGCTTATTACGCCGGCTATTGATGAGCTACTAAAGCAAGGTCGTGATCAAGTTGCCGCCTTGGCATCGGATACGCAAAAGGCAACATGGGATGAGGTGGTTGCACCACTGGATACGGCCAATGATGCCTTAAGTCAGGCATGGTCACCGGTTTCTCACATGAACAGCGTGGTGAACAGTGATGGGCTACGGGATGCCTATAATGAGAACCTCGCTAAGCTATCTGAATATTGGACAGAGCTAGGCCAAAATAAGGGTTTGTTCAATGCGTTTCAGCGTGTTGCTGAACAATCGCAGGAGCTGGATGCGGCTCAGAAAAAAGCATTGGAGCATAACCTGCGGGATTTTCGCCTCTCCGGTATTGATCTGCCAGAGCAAGATCAGCAGCGCTTCGCTGAGATACAAAAACGCTTGTCGGAGTTGACTACGAAGTTTTCTGAAAACGTGCTGGATGCGACCCAAGGTTGGGAAAAACATATTATGGATGAGGCTGAGCTGGCGGGTATGCCGGAGATGTCTCTGGCGGCAGCTAAACAAGCCGCTGAAGCGAAAGGCTTAGAAGGATACTTAATTACATTGGAGTTTCCATCGTACTTCCCTGTAATCACCCATTGTGACAACCGCGAACTGCGCCGTGAAGTGTATGAGGCTTATGCTACTCGTGCCTCAGATCAAGGGCCCACGGCAGGCCAGTGGGATAATACAGATGTCATGACCGAAATTTTGGCGCTACGAAAAGAGAAAGCTGCGTTGCTTGGGTTTGACTCTTATGCCCACTACTCTTTGGCAACAAAAATGGCCGAAACACCCGAGCAGGTATTGCAATTCCTTTATGATCTTGCTGACAAAAGCGTTGCTGTGGCGCGTCAAGAGTTTGCCGAGTTGAGTGAGTATGCTCAGCAGACATTCGGTGCTGAGTCGGTTGAAGCGTGGGATGTGAGTTATTATTCGGAAAAACTGAAGCAAGCCCGCTATGCGATCTCCCAAGAGATGCTCCGCCCCTACTTCCCTTTCCCTAAAGTGCTCTCTGGAATGTTTGATATAGCCGCACGGCTGTTTGATATCTCTATTGAGGAAGTCACTGAGTTTGATCGCTGGCATGAAGATGCGCGCCTGTTTGCTGTCAGCCGGGATGGTAGCGTGATTGCTCGTTTCTATCTGGATCCTTATGCACGAGCGAATAAGCGTGGTGGTGCATGGATGGATGTGTGTCGTACCCGCCGTCGCTTGGACGATGGTTCCTTGCAGTTACCAACGGCGTATTTAGTGTGTAACTTTAACGGCCCTGTTGGGGATGATCCGGCACTATTAACGCACAATGAGGTAACAACGCTGTTCCATGAGTTTGGTCATGGTCTGCATCATATGCTGACACGTATGGAGTATGCGGATGTCAGTGGTATTAATGGTGTGGCGTGGGATGCGGTTGAGCTGCCTAGCCAGTTTATGGAGAACTGGTGTTGGGAACCTGAGGCGTTAGCGATTATCTCCGGGCATTATCAAACAGGTGAAACGTTACCACAGGAACTTTTAGATAAAATGCTGGCCGCGAAGAACTTTCAGTCGGCGCTCTTTATGGTGAGACAATTAGAATTCTCCATTTTTGATTTCAAACTGCATCATGAATATGAGATTGGGAAAACAAACATCCAAGCGCTGCTTGATGAGGTGCGCTCTCAGGTTGCGGCCATTACACCGCCATCGTTCAATCGCTTTCAGAACAGTTTTAGCCATATTTTTGCGGGAGGCTATGCCGCCGGTTATTACAGCTATAAATGGGCTGAGGTACTATCTGCGGATGCGTTCTCCTTGTTTGAGGAGCAAGGTATATTTGATAAAGCAACAGGTCATCAATTTAGAGAAACTATTCTCGAACAGGGTGGCTCAAAAGAGCCGATGGCGCTGTTTGTTGAGTTTCGAGGGCGTGAGCCGCAGGTTGATGCTTTGCTGAGACATTCCGGTATCAATGTTTAG
- a CDS encoding YheV family putative zinc ribbon protein, which translates to MSIVKRFVAGAVCPRCGEMDTIRVYRNEIREYRECVKCDYVDGQNLDGSPDPAEELATRVTKKPESVSASQPLKFVPNPGLKRRDH; encoded by the coding sequence ATGTCGATAGTTAAACGCTTTGTAGCGGGTGCGGTTTGCCCTCGCTGCGGCGAGATGGATACCATTCGAGTATACCGCAACGAGATTCGCGAGTACCGTGAATGTGTAAAGTGCGACTACGTAGATGGTCAGAATCTGGATGGATCGCCCGACCCTGCCGAAGAGTTGGCCACACGGGTAACTAAAAAGCCGGAGTCGGTTTCGGCCTCTCAACCGCTGAAGTTTGTGCCTAATCCGGGTTTGAAACGAAGGGATCACTAG
- a CDS encoding DNA-3-methyladenine glycosylase I, with protein MCQRCYWATHSPLEAAYHDEEWGMPQQDDRVLFEFLILEAAQAGLSWRTVLEKREGYRRYYCDFDPEVVASFGDAEIQAMLADPAIIRNKLKVESSISNARVFLRLQKEYGSFARYVWGFVDNKPIQNALADYRQAPAETNISKQLSKALKKEGMRFVGPTICYAFMQAVGMVNDHEVSCWRHDACKAAGDAFVLEGV; from the coding sequence ATGTGCCAGCGATGTTATTGGGCGACTCATTCGCCTCTTGAAGCGGCTTACCATGATGAAGAATGGGGTATGCCGCAGCAGGATGACCGTGTGCTGTTTGAGTTTTTAATACTTGAAGCCGCACAAGCAGGTCTTAGCTGGCGTACTGTCCTTGAGAAGCGTGAGGGGTATCGTCGCTACTATTGTGATTTTGATCCTGAGGTGGTGGCGTCGTTTGGTGATGCAGAAATACAAGCGATGCTGGCGGATCCCGCGATTATTCGCAATAAACTCAAAGTGGAATCCTCCATCAGTAATGCGCGGGTATTTTTGCGACTCCAAAAAGAGTATGGCAGTTTTGCTCGCTATGTCTGGGGGTTTGTCGATAACAAGCCTATTCAAAATGCTTTAGCGGACTATCGTCAGGCTCCTGCAGAAACTAATATTTCCAAGCAGTTATCTAAGGCGCTGAAAAAAGAAGGGATGCGCTTTGTTGGCCCGACGATCTGTTATGCCTTCATGCAGGCAGTAGGCATGGTAAATGATCACGAAGTGAGCTGTTGGCGTCATGATGCCTGTAAAGCAGCAGGTGATGCATTTGTGCTGGAGGGCGTTTAG
- a CDS encoding MATE family efflux transporter has translation MQYPTKREHKEVWGLAWPMILSNITVPLVGLVDTAVIGHLPESHHLGAVAVGSMIFSILYWAFGFLRMGTTGLTAQAIGADNPDSNRTLLAQSLIMATVIGLCIIVLQAPIISFALHWIAAEPIVTDSARQYAEIRIYGAPAVLCNFALLGWFVGNQNTRIPLLLLTVTNLLNMLMDIIAVYGLGMFSDGVALATVIAEYGSLLLGLWLCRRMLAPMGGQLLHDSLYHIRHYAALFHVNRYLFVRTLAILFSLAFFTAQGARQGTDILSANAVLLNFLLLISNGLDGFAHATEALAGKRIGRRDLSGFYRTTLAAALWSLITALLFTAFFWGAGTWIVSLLTSIESVQAEANTYLPWLIALPLIAVSSYLLDGIFIGTTQVRAMQNTMLFSVFCVFLPMWWLLQPYGNHGLWMAFLTLFIARGFSGFWVFWQLTRQNRWLLKV, from the coding sequence ATGCAATACCCCACAAAGCGAGAGCACAAAGAGGTGTGGGGGCTTGCCTGGCCCATGATCCTCTCCAATATTACAGTCCCTCTCGTGGGACTGGTTGATACCGCGGTCATTGGACACCTTCCCGAGAGCCATCATCTGGGTGCAGTGGCCGTGGGCAGTATGATCTTTTCTATTTTATATTGGGCGTTTGGCTTTCTGCGCATGGGCACCACAGGGTTAACTGCCCAAGCCATTGGTGCTGACAACCCAGACAGCAATCGAACGTTGCTCGCCCAGTCGCTCATCATGGCAACGGTGATCGGCCTGTGCATCATCGTATTGCAAGCGCCTATTATTTCATTTGCCCTACACTGGATTGCCGCAGAACCCATCGTCACAGATTCAGCACGCCAGTATGCTGAGATACGCATCTATGGCGCACCGGCTGTACTCTGTAATTTCGCGCTGCTTGGCTGGTTTGTTGGTAACCAAAACACCCGTATCCCTTTGCTCCTGCTCACCGTCACCAACCTTCTTAATATGCTGATGGATATTATTGCTGTATATGGACTGGGTATGTTTTCCGATGGTGTAGCCTTGGCAACCGTAATAGCTGAATATGGCAGCTTACTACTGGGTTTATGGCTATGTCGACGAATGCTTGCACCCATGGGTGGCCAACTATTACACGATAGCCTTTACCACATTCGCCACTACGCCGCGCTATTTCATGTTAATCGATACCTGTTTGTGCGCACCTTGGCTATCTTGTTTTCTCTTGCATTTTTTACAGCCCAAGGCGCCAGACAGGGTACCGATATCCTGTCAGCTAATGCGGTGTTACTCAATTTTCTGCTACTGATTTCAAACGGGCTGGACGGCTTTGCCCACGCTACAGAAGCACTGGCGGGCAAGCGCATCGGCAGGCGAGATCTTTCGGGGTTTTATCGCACTACTTTAGCGGCAGCGCTGTGGTCGCTCATTACAGCTCTGTTGTTTACCGCCTTCTTTTGGGGTGCAGGCACGTGGATCGTTAGTCTACTGACCTCCATCGAAAGCGTACAAGCAGAAGCAAACACTTATCTTCCTTGGCTGATTGCTCTACCTTTAATTGCCGTTTCAAGTTACCTTCTAGACGGCATCTTTATTGGTACAACGCAAGTGAGGGCGATGCAAAACACTATGCTATTCTCGGTGTTTTGTGTGTTTTTACCGATGTGGTGGTTACTTCAGCCTTATGGAAATCACGGCCTATGGATGGCTTTTCTTACACTGTTTATCGCCAGAGGATTCAGCGGGTTCTGGGTGTTTTGGCAGCTCACACGGCAAAACCGCTGGCTATTAAAAGTCTGA
- the znuB gene encoding zinc ABC transporter permease subunit ZnuB, giving the protein MSYDFLIYALIGGLGVAMVAGPLGAFVVWRRMAYFGDSLAHSALLGVALGILLDTNLNLAVIVCCILLALVLVSLQKQRVIATDTLLGIMAHSTLSLGLVTVSFLENARLDLMEYLFGDLLAISPNDLVWILAGGAAVLLTIRFFWEPLLAITINEELAQVEGVNVARTRLILMVLIAVVIAVAMKIVGILLITSLLVIPAAAARKLASTPEQMAAFASLLGCLAVIGGIAGSWYWDTPAGPSVVVTALLTFVLIYLFPARRSVHI; this is encoded by the coding sequence ATGAGTTATGATTTCCTGATTTATGCACTGATTGGCGGCTTAGGCGTAGCCATGGTCGCAGGCCCTCTAGGCGCCTTTGTCGTATGGCGGCGTATGGCCTACTTTGGTGACAGTTTGGCACACTCCGCGCTATTGGGTGTCGCGCTAGGCATTTTGCTTGATACCAATTTAAACTTGGCCGTTATTGTCTGCTGTATTCTCTTAGCATTGGTATTGGTTTCACTACAGAAACAACGCGTCATCGCCACTGATACCCTTTTGGGCATTATGGCTCACAGCACGTTGTCTCTGGGTTTAGTGACCGTTTCTTTTTTAGAAAATGCCCGCTTGGATCTTATGGAGTATTTATTTGGCGACCTGCTGGCCATCTCACCCAACGATTTAGTCTGGATTTTGGCAGGGGGTGCGGCGGTGTTACTGACTATTCGCTTTTTTTGGGAACCTTTACTGGCCATCACCATTAACGAAGAGCTTGCGCAAGTAGAAGGGGTAAACGTTGCCCGAACCCGCCTGATTCTGATGGTATTAATTGCGGTAGTTATCGCAGTCGCCATGAAGATTGTCGGCATACTACTCATCACCTCTTTGCTGGTCATTCCCGCGGCGGCTGCCAGAAAACTGGCCTCGACGCCTGAACAGATGGCCGCTTTTGCATCGCTCTTAGGCTGCTTAGCGGTGATTGGCGGCATAGCAGGCTCTTGGTATTGGGATACACCTGCCGGCCCCTCCGTGGTGGTTACTGCTTTATTGACGTTTGTGCTGATCTACTTATTCCCTGCACGCCGCTCTGTGCATATTTAG